In one window of Patagioenas fasciata isolate bPatFas1 chromosome 34, bPatFas1.hap1, whole genome shotgun sequence DNA:
- the MGAT1 gene encoding alpha-1,3-mannosyl-glycoprotein 2-beta-N-acetylglucosaminyltransferase: protein MLKKSGWAVWGAALFLAWNLLLLFLWSRPAPSSSSSSSSSSSRLTAEVIRLAQDAETELERQQDLLRQIQRYRGLWSRRRALLPLTPQPVTDPDPTSPVLPVLVLACDRSTVRRCLDALLRYRPSAHRFPLIVSQDCGHAETARVIASYGAAVAHIRQPDLGEVAAPPEHRKFQGYYRIARHYRWALGQVFRTFRYRAAIVVEDDLEVAPDFFEYFQAALPLLLADRSLWCVSAWNDNGKEQMVDAARAELLYRTDFFPGLGWLLLDELWDELEPKWPAAFWDDWMRQPEQRRGRACVRPEVSRTVTFGRKGVSHGQFFDQYLKFIKLNDRFVPFTQLDLSYLKKEEYERRFLAEVYGAPEVRLEELRAGRHHHRDQPGPVRLQYRGRDAFKAAAKALGLMDDLKSGVPRAGYRGIVSFVYRGRRVFLAPPPDWDGYDPSWS, encoded by the coding sequence ATGCTGAAGAAGAGCGGCTGGGCGGTGTGGGGCGCCGCGCTCTTCCTCGCCTggaacctcctcctcctcttcctctggaGCCGCCCAgcgccttcctcctcttcctcatcctcctcctcctcctcccgcttaACGGCCGAGGTGATCCGCTTGGCTCAAGATGCCGAAACCGAACTGGAACGCCAACAGGACCTCCTACGCCAAATCCAACGCTACCGCGGGTTATGGAGCCGGCGCCGCGCCCTCCTCCCCCTCACCCCGCAACCGGTGACGGATCCGGATCCGACGTCCCCGGTGTTACCGGTACTGGTGCTGGCGTGCGACCGCAGCACCGTACGGCGCTGCCTGGACGCTCTCCTCCGCTACCGACCCTCGGCGCACCGCTTCCCCCTCATCGTCAGCCAGGATTGCGGCCACGCCGAGACCGCCCGCGTCATCGCGTCCTACGGCGCCGCCGTGGCGCACATCCGCCAACCGGACCTCGGCGAGGTGGCCGCGCCGCCCGAACACCGCAAGTTCCAGGGTTATTACCGCATCGCCCGCCACTACCGCTGGGCGTTGGGCCAGGTGTTCCGCACCTTCCGCTACCGCGCCGCCATCGTGGTGGAGGACGACTTGGAGGTGGCGCCGGATTTCTTCGAGTACTTCCAAGCGGCGTTACCGTTGCTCCTCGCCGACCGCAGCTTGTGGTGCGTGTCGGCGTGGAACGACAACGGTAAGGAGCAGATGGTGGACGCCGCTCGCGCCGAACTCCTCTACCGCACCGATTTCTTCCCCGGCTTGGGTTGGTTGCTCCTCGATGAGCTTTGGGATGAGTTGGAACCCAAGTGGCCGGCGGCGTTTTGGGACGATTGGATGCGGCAACCGGAGCAGCGCCGCGGTCGCGCTTGCGTGCGGCCCGAGGTGTCGCGTACGGTGACGTTCGGCCGCAAAGGCGTGAGCCACGGGCAGTTCTTCGATCAGTACCTAAAGTTCATCAAGCTTAACGACCGCTTCGTGCCTTTCACCCAACTGGACCTTTCTTACCTCAAAAAGGAGGAGTACGAACGCCGCTTTTTGGCCGAGGTGTACGGCGCGCCCGAGGTGCGGTTGGAGGAGCTACGGGCCGGCCGCCACCATCACCGCGATCAACCGGGGCCGGTGCGGCTTCAATACCGCGGTCGCGACGCCTTCAAGGCCGCGGCCAAGGCCTTGGGGCTCATGGATGACCTCAAATCCGGCGTCCCCCGCGCCGGCTACCGCGGCATCGTCAGCTTCGTCTACCGGGGGCGCCGCGTCTTCCTGGCGCCTCCGCCGGATTGGGACGGCTACGACCCCAGTTGGAGTTAA